A region of the Acinetobacter defluvii genome:
CCCTTTTCAGTAGAAAGAATAAACGCATTAATTTCTATAACTCTTTCAAATGGAAAACAAATAATTTCCATTACATATCAGCTAAGCGTTTAAAAGTTTTCGAATGTGTTCTTAATGCTAATTTTGTTTCAGACTTTACAATTTGTTTTCCAGTGTCACCAGATAAATCAAGCTGTTTGGTTGCTTGGATTTTTGGACGCTCCACCATAGGAACACCATATTTTTCTATTTTCTTATTCATTTCAAACTCCAAATAAAAAGCCCTAACATTAAGATAGGGCTTTTTATTCATAATTACAATATTCTGTTAAGCTACATTCCCTTCCAAGAAATCCTGTGCAAAGCGTTGCAATACACCACCCGCTTCATACACATGCACTTCTTCTTCCGTATCCAAACGACACGTTACAGGTACTTTCACGATCTCATTTTGACCATTTTCAGTTGAACGCTCGATCACCAAAGTCAGATCAGAACGCGGTGCAATATTACCAATCACGCTATACAACTCAGTACCATCAAGCTTTAATGTCTTGCGATCTGTACCTGTTTTAAACTCAAGCGGTAACACGCCCATACCGACTAAGTTGGTACGGTGAATACGCTCAAAACCTTCCGCAACAATCGCCTCAACACCTGCCAGACGTACACCTTTCGCCGCCCAGTCACGGCTCGAACCTTGACCATAATCTTTACCAGCAATAATGATCAATGGTTGCTTACGATTCATATAAGTTTCGATCGCTTCCCACATACGCATTACTTCGCCCTCAGGCTCAACACGTGCTTTCGAACCCTGCTTGATCGTACCGTCAGAACGAACCACCATTTCATTAAATAGTTTAGGATTTGCCAAAGTTGCACGCTGTGCAGTTAAATGGTCACCACGGTGCGTTGCATATGAGTTGAAATCTTCCTCAGGAACACCCATTTTCGCCAAATACTCACCTGCTGCCGAATCCAACACAATCGCATTCGATGGTGACAAATGGTCAGTGGTGATATTGTCAGGTAAGATCGCAAGTGGACGCATATTTGACAAAGTACGTGGTGCAGCCAAAGCGCCTTCCCAGTATGGTGGACGACGGATATAGGTACTTTGTGGACGCCAGTCATACAACGGACTCGCAGCCTGTACACGCTCACCCAAATCGAACATTGGGATATATACTTTCTTGAACTGTTCAGGTTTAACTGCCACTTTTACCAATGCATCAATTTCTTCATCCGATGGCCAGATGTCTTTCAGATAAATCGGATTACCGTCTTTGTCTGTACCTAAAGCATCTTTTTCGATGTCAAAACGAATCGTTCCTGCAATCGCATACGCA
Encoded here:
- a CDS encoding acetyltransferase; the encoded protein is MNKKIEKYGVPMVERPKIQATKQLDLSGDTGKQIVKSETKLALRTHSKTFKRLADM